In Phaseolus vulgaris cultivar G19833 chromosome 3, P. vulgaris v2.0, whole genome shotgun sequence, the sequence cttaaataaatttaagtcaacatatcattatttaatatatcacATTTTTTAAGCAAATgcttaataaaattataaaaatttggtttaagtttatttatttattgtagaaTTATTATACTATTATCACCATtgcattaaaaatataataattaattataagtaATAAGTGTTCAAGTTGTACTCAATCTCCTTACATAATGTCTCATTAGAGATAACAAACCAGATTATCATAAAAAGATGAAGTTATTTAAATAATAGTTAATGTTCTTTCTCataattttttactaaaataaaattgcattaatttttaaaaaatatttagaagaaAGTTTTTATGACTATTCATTAACATTAATTGTAAAACAGATTTATATTgtgatataaatttaaattattctcaTCATCAAGGTTTTAGAGTTTACGAACATGTGAAAGTTTTCAAAACTTGtaaatttaatttgtaaacCTGTAAAAGTTtatctaatataaaaataatataaataatattaacaaattattaatgACATTGATGCATCACATTGTACTCCTAAtagaataataatttaacatttcTACTTCATACTAAAAGGAAATGTAGTAAATcacaacaataaaatattatagcACATTAATGTGAAATTATAtgaataactaaattatatataaattcacaaaaaaaacataagttgttaatatgaaaatgattcaagagttaattttaaataagaagTCTATTGAAATATTGTATTTGTgataaaagtaagaaaaaaagtcACATTTAATTTCAAACTCTTTAATTCATTATTGATTTATGAGTTCATTAGAGTTCATCACAAATTTCAATAGTTGATTAAATAAAGAGTCTGACATTTAATTATCTGAGTTTtgtaactaataaaaaattaagagttAACTCCAAAGAATTGGGAACTTCTTGGTGGTAAATTTTGAGTGATTATGTTGTATTGTTGTTGGATCCACATGGAATATTCTGAATTTCCTTGTACGACAAATCTTTGTGGATTAATTTGatcttgaagaaaaaaaaaacaaaaaaaaacagaggGTAAAGAGGAAAGTGAGAAATTGCAACAATGAATAAAGCACATGCTGCTTATCTCAGAAATGGGTTTTTGttgcctttcttctctttttcttcccaacaaagagaaagaaagatagGCACACATAGCCGTAACACCTTCATCTTcgtcatcatcatcttcttcctttaACTCGCTTTTCATCCTACCaggttctctctctctcatggTTCTTATCTTTTACAAGATTcctctttttattgttttccTCTCTCCCtttgttccttttttttttttttttattttttatcagcacCCTTTGTTCCTTATCCAAACTCTCCAATTCTTTTCCCTTTTCCCCCGTTTGGTGTTTCGGTTGCACCTTTTCCCATCCAACTTTCGCTTCAATTTCGATTCCCCCCTTCTTCTCGTAGATCACTATAAAGTATTCAAGGAAAAAAATAGGGGAATCTCAGTTGATAGTGTTTAGGTTTGGGTTAGTTCTATTTGTCGAGATAATCGTTTGATGCATGGCTTTGATCGTTAACTGTTAGATGCAATAGATTTAAGCATGagggtttttttattatttacaataataataataattaagaatAATTGTTGCTGAAAACAATGTCCGGAGGATTATAGCATATGAAAGAATTAACTTTTTTGTCGGTTGCTTGTTTTTCCAGTAGCATTGttgatttagttttaattttgaagGTATACTACGGTTACCCATTTGCATTAAGTTTCCTTGGTGTTGAACCTAGTTTCAAACAGAAACTGTACTTTGTTAAATTTTATGGGCATGTGTTGTTATAAAGTAGGTAGTTGGCTTGCCAATAGTTCCTGCAGAATAATGGCTCAGCATGGTTTGAATCAATTCTGTATTAGGTTTGATTAGAAGTCCTGGTCGTTGCATGAGATTTGAAATCTGGGGAACATGAACTATGCCGTGCTATTTGTCTAATATCGGTGATGTACTTATTCATTGTTAGAGTAGGTGGATGTTATAAACTTCCTAGTTTCTGGCTTTTAAAGGCCTCAGGACCCCAAAAATGTATGTTATGTACGAATTACTGTTTATAAAAGACATAATGTTTGTATTTATGTGTAGCTGCTATAACGCTCTTGCGTAGTGCAATTTCTTGGATCCATGATTGTAGCCTTGTTCACTATTGCGGTTGCTATGGTGTCATAATGTGTTCTGCTTCCTCTTGTCATCTCTAGCAAGTCTCTGGACAATTGAACTTTTGAGTTATATTATGTCAATTTTtatgcattttatttttattagcagacaacttattttctttatgaataataatGATATATGTCATATACTTCAATCACCATGATACTATCTGGCTTATGATATAGCAGATTATTAGTTTCCCTTCATTTTCTGTATTCCACCATTGATAACACTGCAGCATAATTTCTTGgttgtatttaatatttgtgATATATATGAGTTTGGAAGAGGCAAACTCTGTGAAGCCTGGACACACACAAGCACCGGACACTGCAACacctataatttaaaaaatgtagtAGATGATGGCAACATGAATATGTATACACACGCTCACGTTGAACattattatgaattatttaaattgaCAATCAAGATTATAttcaaaatcatttataaaaaaattagtcaaaTAGAACAATCTGAACACATTATTTCCTAATAGAAAAAATGGATCAATCAATTCTTCTCAAAATCAAAAGGTGAAAAGATGATCTAATTCATTTATGACATTTCACCCCTTTGTTGATCACCATCATTGAAAATTACAGCTTCTAAGTTAGATTCATATAGTGAAGATGGAAATACAAAATGTAAATGTGAAATAGACAGTTTGTTTGTTTAAAGGTGAAATAGAAACTTACACAATAAGTTTCTTACTTTCCAACTccttaaagagatcattgtgtCTGCCCTCATTAATGTTGTATCCGAATGGTGTTGGAGCATGCTTGAGGAATGTTGGAGCTGCAAAAAAACGTTTTTTAAATTTGACACTTTAGCAAAGTGCTTGACATATGTTGTATGGGTATCGTATGTGTGCTGGTGTTGAACATGTGTTGGTCTCAGAGACATGGTATTGAAGAGTGTTTCTGAGCTTCATAACTATAAGATTAAAAGGTTGATGATTTTCTGGTGAATTGTGCtttcattttacttttattcTATACTTGGCATGCACATGGCTGCATCCTTATATTGTCAGTTCTGAAATTGGTTCTTACAATTGAAACCCAGTTACAGATGCCTCATATCTTCTTGCTTTGTCTTTGATTGAGTTTTACCATATATTTCTAGTTACAACGGTTTGTTACgaattttcatattttgaaaTCCAAGGCTCATGTCTTTGCCCTAATGGACATTTATGATTACATTATCACAGCCAACTTTGTTATAATTTTCTCATATTGTTCTATTCAACATTGGGCAGGACATGGCAGCAGATGATGGTATGTCAGCTTTGAATTTTAAGCTGAGTCAGTCACATGAAACTTGGAAGCAGGAGATCGAAAGAAGTCAATCTCAAGTGGATGTGTTGGAGGCAAGGATAATGGAGGTAAAGGCTTGCATACATGGCTCAGAGGACGATGCAAGAAAGGAGTTAGAGGTTCTATGGCGAAGAGTCAAGACTACATCTACCCTGTTGTCCTACTTAAAATCAAAAGCTAGAATCATGGTGGTTCCTCATCTAGCCCATACATCTTGTGGCATAAAAAAGTTAGATGTAGTAGGGCTTGTTGACAAAGATGGGATTCCATTATCAGGTTGGTCTAGGAATGTTGATCTTTCTTCATTTGATGATCCAGACGAAGAATCTTGGTTAGGAATTAGCCGTCAGCTTGGTTCCTTGGACGAACAAGATGCAGTTTATATAGGTGAGATACTCAACTCTGTTCAGATGGTCACGGATGTGATGGAAGTCCTTGTCAAAAGGGTTTTATTGGCAGAATCAGAAACTACAATGGAGAGGGAAAAAGTGAGTTTAGGCCAGGAAGAAGTTATGCGGAAGTCTGCTCAGTTAGAGAGTATGTCCATGAAACTAGAGGAGATGGAGCGGTTTGCTTTGGGTACAAATGGTATTTTGAATGACATGCGGCAAAGAGTTGCAGATTTGgttgaagaaacaactagacAGAGACAACGTGCTTCTGAAAATGAAGAAGAGCTTTCTCGAGTGAAACGGGAATTTGAGTCTCTAAAGTCATATGTTAGTAGTTTAATCACAGTAAGAGAAACCTTACTTTCTTCAGAGAAGCAATTCCAAACTATTGAAAGGCTATTTGAAcggtaaatatttatatatgcaATTGCTTATGTTTAAGTTTggatttttatctttatttgacCTGTTTCAAATTGTTTGACATAGATGGTCCACTTCCTGCTACATTCTTATGGTTAAATATACCTATTATATTTATACTGGATGGCATTAAATATACCTTCTATAATTCTTTTGAATTTGGATAATTATATTCTTCAAATGTTCTTGTATTTGTTGGCTTTTTCTTGGATGTTATAGATAGCCATTAGTTAGCTAGGAGAGTCTGAGGGAATCATAGTTCGTTAGTTAGGAGTTGCCTATAAATAAGAGCGGTTGAGGGGGAGAGTTGTCTTTGGATTTGGTAAATCTTTGGGTGAGAATCAGGTCCCTTGAATACCTGCGATGTAACACTGTTTTCCATAAACAAACATTATTTTCGTCTATAATTTGTTCCGGTTCTTGTCAGGGTTTGTACTAATGGAGGCTGGTTATAGCCATACAAGACAAAATAACTTTTGTATTACTGCTATTACTACACCAATTGAAGCACAAGTTTGAGACCCAAAAGTATGTTAATATGTAAGATATCTTGGGTAGGACGGGATGGACAGTGTGTATGTGCCTATGCAGTATTAATACATGATTGTGTAACACAGGCGTGTTAATATCCACATATTTTCCTGCTAATGgggtttaatttaatttcaattctcATAGTGcgtttatgttttctttttaagaCAAAGATTTATTTGTTTTACTGCTCGGTTTTTTCTCTTGAGCAGACTAGTTGGAAAGACTACTCAGTTGGAGGGTGAGAAAATGCAGAAAGAGGCTGAAGTTCAGAAACTTATGGAGGAGAATGTGAGGTTGAGTGCTATGCTTGACAAGAAAGAGGCCCAACTTCTAGCATTGAATGAACAGTGTAAAATGATGGCCTTGAGCTCTTCAAACCTGTAAATGCCATTGCACTCTACAAAATGCTGGCTTAGCTCTTTCTTGTTGACAACTGGAGGCTTCTAAGTGAAGCGTTACAGGATAATGACCATTTGTCAGAGGTCTTCTAATCCAGAAGGAATCATCCATGGAGGGCTCCATAAACATCATCAGTGCCTTTCATCTTAATTTCTGATTGCCATTTTAATGCCTCTTTCAAAacggatttttttttccttagaATGTAAACTCGGCGTAATTTTTAATGAGAAAAAGACGTGTCTCTTCGTTGTATATGTTCAAACCAGAAACCGAGTCATCAAACCCCGGTCAAATATATACCCATCAAATGTTTGAGATCAGCAAAAGATTTTTCTGTTCTATACTGGTAATACCCAGGTTTCTTCGCCGCAAAAGAAGTATTTTGCTGTGTATCATTAAATGTGTTCACCTTTTAGCCTGTGTTAAAAATGTAGTTAGAGATGTTGAGGGCTCTTTAGAATGAGATGATACACAGATTCAATGGTATAAAGAGATTTCTGTTGTTTTCAGAACATCCAATAATTTCTCATTCTATAATCCTCATgctttaattacatttttttgcAAGAACAAGTTGCACTGTCATATCGCTCCAGGATCACTCTATTTCTCACTTGCTTGAAGGATGTTGTGTTGGTATTCTCAGAACATAACAGAGACATATAATACCAGGATAATTGAACTGTGCACGTGAAGTACTTTCAACTTGGAAAACAAGATAAAACAGACTAGATCAAACTCTATTTTGCAAATGTTGAAATGAAACTATAGATGCCAACCATGTTCAAGGTTTCCCCTGCAAAGAAATAGTCACAGTAATATATTGCATAGAAGATTGTATGATGATGATATTCACATCAGACCTGCCAATACACCATAAGTTTGGAACCAAATTATTAATTTCGTTAGTAGtacaaaaactaaaatttaaattttggaaGAAAGCACCATGAGAACTAGTAAAAGGAGTCATAGgttcaacaataaaaataaccTCAGGCTTTTGCTCATGAATGATATACTAAAACATGTTCAAGGTTCTGTCATTGGCAATCCCTTCACATTTCAAAGCAACCCTTTAAGATCTGAGACTTTTTCTTTTGACCAATTTTAGTGGTCTTCTTTGGTTATGTAAAAGTTCTTAGGAGGTCTGTCAGGTTTCATGCTAGATGGGATCACTTGTAAGGAGATAGTCTCATCTTCAATATCATCTTATTCACTTAAGGACTTTTCCTTCTGCTACATTCTATCAGTCCAGAATTTTGGAAACCAAATTGGCTTCCACAGCAAGCCTGGAGTTGGAAGCAATTCTTTAACAACAGAGCCAAATTCAACATCAGCCATATAAGAAGAAATAGCCCTAGCTTTAACATCAGGAGAAGCAATAGCTTCACCTTAAGGATCCTTGTTACTCAAACTACGAATATTATTTAAGAGCTAAATATGGCCTCTTATTGATCTaaaacattaaaagtatgaaTGATAGGAATATCTTCAACAAACCTATTCTCTAAAGCAACATTAGAAATGTTCAAACCTACCTCCACCAAACAAATGATAGGTTCCAAGAGTGGCATATCAGCTAGGTCGTTAGGGAGGACAAAGTAGGTCGGGTTGGCCCACCAATTCGTATTGGTCTTGTCTGTTTAACTCGTCAACCTACCAAGTCACAAGCGGGAAGGTCAACATCCTTCTTTATTTTttgcactttaaaaaaaattaaagagtgGCGAGCGATTCTGTCAACTCACTCTATGACAAAGCGAGTTACCAATTTCAGTTTGTATAACTTTGGGGGGCCAGTCCAGCCCACTCGATTTTAATGAACTAGTGACGGATCAGAGCAAAACAGGTTAAGTTAGTCTTTTTTTCCATCCCTACTCTCGAAAACAATAATAACATTAACTACTaatgttattataaaaaaacatgtaacaCCTTATCTTTCTATTTTTCTATTGTTTAGGTGTGTATAACCTTGctgttgtgaaaaaaaaatagtatctttataaaaaaaatgttatattattCCAAGCTATTTTATTAAGAATGGAGTGATTTATAAAAAATCGATAATTTTACCTTCCAAATGCATTTAATCCCTAGTCACCTAATATTGGACTTAAGATTTGAATATGGGTGAGGTATTTCCCTTGTTCACACTAAGATTCCACACATTGAAGTACCAACTTTTAACAAATTTGAATATCAGCCTTAAGGACACTGATAATGACATGAAGATGACTTAGGCTacattgaaataatttattggAATTATTTGTTCTTAGacaaatcaatattaaaaagccTTGATAAGTCTTAATTCAATAACCTAGAATGAACTTTGGTTGATCCAAGAATTCACCACACATAATGATCAATCAACCAAGGCCACCTTGATCAACTAAGCATACATgcatatttaatagtattacaTTTTATTGCAAAATACAAATACATTAAAATTGATATCTTATTCGgtcatcattaaaaaatatttaaaatatatgaactTAAATTTTGATGTTACttgaaataagaaaaattatcaTGTATAACTAACTAATTTGgtgttaaataatataatataagaatGCTTAAACTTTTTATGCTTTCAATCTCATTTAGTAACATTGCTGTTAATCTCTTATTAAATTATAAGGACTTactatgaaattaaaattataaaagaagtatcattttaaataaatgtttataaGTTTAAGAAAGACATTTTTAGTACATTTTtggtaattaaaataatattaagtagCAATCATTACTAATTAAGTGtcgaatgaaaaaaataaattaaaagttcaGAAATACCATTGAAATTTTAAACCATAAGATCTACTCCAAAATAAGGGAAACAACAGAATCTATAActtaacttaaaaataatattaaagcatacaataataatgaaaaattattatgtACTTGTGTCATGTGATATTATTTTCATTGTAAATAACCGTTTTTTTCAATTTGCTAAATTACTTGGAACTTATGCAAAAATATTTTGTCACTAACAATTTATAGAAATAAACTTTTAATTGGTTTAAATTGAAAAGGAAGGAATATAAgaacttaatattttaaattttataaattaagacgtggactttaagtttaactcaacctcatacaATCGACTTATAATGTGATATTTGCATCCACGTGATTTTAAGCTtaactaaatattataaaaactgACTTATAAGGTGAGCTTTACACCCATTTATAAactatgaaatgttttaatctctagtcgatatgaGATCTCCAACCTACTCCTTGACGCCGAGACTGTCAACTCATGTGTGAGATTATATAATAAGTGGTCTGATAGCGGGTAACACTATAAACTCAACAAACTCTCGCTATGATATGCTCTAAACtttaataccatattaagaagtgaactttaagtttaactcaacctacaaaatgttttttttaaataaaaatgacatatatatacactacaataaaatcatttaacttagagacaaaaaataattatatttataaactaaaaatttattggtatctaaaataatttttaatattaacaaaaaattataaaatactttctaaatttgtatccaACATTAGCTATCAATGTTttagttattaaatattttagattctatattggtttttaattttaaattaaagactaatttagaacctaaagtagttagtagctaaaataCTGGTAATAATGttgaatatcaatttagaacctattttataaatttttattgataatataaatttttttaatcaataattttttagtttataagatAGTATATAACTTATAATAAGTGTTCTgagtgattattttttatttttaaaattagttattatatgtGTGGGAGGTTTCATTAAGAAGGTGTAAGATAAGATAAGAAAAAGTGCAGCCAATAGATGAATGAAGGATTGTTGGAGAGAGGGACATGGGGAGGCAGACATAGGATGTGGTGTTTGGGAGGTGGATGAATGTCAACTTCAATGATCCTTAGGAATCTCTATTCTCATTGTCTTAACATAGTACTTGCCAATGCAACAAAGGGACACTACAATTGAATGTTCCATTATTAGGTAATGGTCATGTCTTATGTGCTGTAAATATTTCAAAGCacattttaaacatatttttattgcTTCTTTACCTATTTATTAAGatttataaaatcatataatttgttttcatatttgacaagttttgtttataattttgcaGAATTTAATGTCAAtgtgtaaaaaaaatagtttctcgTATATTTTAAGCTTCAAGTTTTAACTTAGTAAATTggataatttttaataaatattaataagacaataaaataaaactaaaattagatAAAATGGTTTCTTAACTTATATAGAATACGAAATATCGGTAGGTATAGGTGGTAGGGACTTGTATTTTTTAACCAAAAGATTTAAAGTTGATATATGAGTAATCTCACTTTAAATATGGAATAGACTATATTGGAACGAGAATATTCATGTCGATTGCATATAGGTCTTGAAGAAATTGTTGAAAATACCATATAAAATCTTGCAACACACTATATAGATTTGATATTGAAAGATTTTGATAAAAAGATCCCTCTTCATCATAAGATAATTTTCAAGgctaaaaaaaatagaatatatatttattcaagAACTTATCTCATCACTCTTATGCGACAAAAGGAAAAGATTTGAAAATATTGGATTTAACTTATTTTGCACATCACTCCTTTCTTAGGGTTCTTATTGAGATCATGGGTAATGTGATTTTggataacaaaaaattaatttgtgggGGAATCTCCTTTTTATCAAAGTGTTTTGAATGGTTGATTAAGATGACAAACTAGTCATGTGACCTCTAGGTGAGGCAGTGGTAGAAGCTAAGGAGAAGATTCAAAATGAGTTGAATGATGTCAAGAAAAGGTAATAGTGttatctaaattatttatgatttattagtttttgtcttaatttcaaaaacaaagtcttactaaatttatttcattatttagcTATGTGACTCAATGGAATATAATTAATGAGAAATATCATAATCAACTTCCTCATCCACTTCATATCAagaaccaatatttttttataaaaaacttccATGTTAAGCATCACTGtgctacttgacatctcagctaggctgacatctcaagtaacaacaatcatttgtcatcacatgaaaaaaatattattaaaaaaatacaaaaatatgggaggaTTAGActaaaactcatatgttaacaaaaatgatacataggtagattatacctattaataaataattctaagaacagactagatggaaacttattataccaatgaaaggattctctatgaataaatcataaattagtcaacttatcagcacacacattcccttcacaaaaaatataagtaaccctaaacctgatttttctacaataattaagacaagtatgtgataagttaaaaaaacaaa encodes:
- the LOC137808463 gene encoding uncharacterized protein: MAADDGMSALNFKLSQSHETWKQEIERSQSQVDVLEARIMEVKACIHGSEDDARKELEVLWRRVKTTSTLLSYLKSKARIMVVPHLAHTSCGIKKLDVVGLVDKDGIPLSGWSRNVDLSSFDDPDEESWLGISRQLGSLDEQDAVYIGEILNSVQMVTDVMEVLVKRVLLAESETTMEREKVSLGQEEVMRKSAQLESMSMKLEEMERFALGTNGILNDMRQRVADLVEETTRQRQRASENEEELSRVKREFESLKSYVSSLITVRETLLSSEKQFQTIERLFERLVGKTTQLEGEKMQKEAEVQKLMEENVRLSAMLDKKEAQLLALNEQCKMMALSSSNL